In Candidatus Margulisiibacteriota bacterium, the sequence ACTACGATCTTGTGTGGTATTTGGGCAAAAAGGCAGTGCCAAATATTGAACTGTTGGACAATGCCATCTATCAGACGCAGAATTTTAGAATACCGGATCTTGAGTCCAGATGGAAAGATCTATTGAAGCATAAAATAGCCGAGGCTGATTTTAAAAGAATTGTAAAAGATGTTTTGCCGTTTCTGGAAGACAGAGGCGAAGCTCTTCTTCTTAGCAAGGAGCATATTATGGAAGTGCTTAGCGGATATTAATTTTAGGGCGGGCGGAAAGAAAGGACATCTAATGAAAAAAGCACTAATAACAGGCATTACCGGCCAGGATGGGTCTTATCTAGCAGAACTTCTGCTTTCTAAAGGTTATGAGGTCTTTGGCATGGTGAGAAGGTCCAGTACAGAAAGTTTTGAGCGCATCAACCATATTATGGATAAGATAGTCTTGAAGCAGGCCGATCTATTGGACCAGCTTTCCTTGATAGAACTGATAAAGGAAACCGGCCCGGATGAAATATATAACCTTGCTGCGCAGTCCTTTGTTCCCACCTCATGGAACCAGCCCCTTTTGACGGGAGAGTTCACTGCCATAGGCGTCACAAGGATGCTGGAAGCCATAAGACACGTAGACAAGAAGATCAAGTTCTACCAGGCGTCATCAAGTGAAATGTTCGGAAAGGTGCGGCAGACACCGCAGAACGAAGATACTCCATTCTACCCAAGAAGTCCTTATGGCGTGGCAAAAGTCTACGGGCATTTTATTACCGTCAACTACAGAGAATCATACGGGATCTTTGCGTGTTCTGGGATCCTGTTCAACCACGAAAGCCCCAGAAGAGGCAAGGAATTTGTGACGCGGAAGATCACTGATGCTGTTGCCAAAATAAAGCTTGGGCTTCAAAAAGAGCTCAGCCTCGGGAATCTGGATGCAAAGCGCGATTGGGGGTTTGCAGGGGACTATATTGAGGCCATGTGGCTTATGCTGCAGCAAAAGGAGCCGCAGGATTTTGTGATCGGAACGGGAAAGACGCACAGTGTTTTGGATTTTGTTAAAATTGCGTTTGAACATGCAGGGCTGGACCATAAAAAATATGTTAAGATAGATAAAGAGTTTTTGCGTCCGGCCGAAGTCGATCTGCTGCTTGCTGACAGTTCAAAAGCAAGAAGGGTCCTTAATTGGACGCCAAGAACGGACTTTACCTCACTGGTCAAACTTATGGTTGACAGCGATCTTTTGGCCAGCAAAGCTCCTGGCAAATAATGAAAGCCCTTATTACCGGGATAAACGGGTTTGCCGGGAGCCATCTTTGCGATCTGCTGCTTGCACAGGGATATGAAGTTCACGGTCTTATTCAGCCTGACACCGGCACGGAAAATATCATTCACTGTCTGGATGGTCTCAAGTTGGAAGAAACCGATATTCTTGATGAAAACAAGCTCCATTCTTTTATTGCTTCAGACAAGCCCGACTTTCTTTTTCACCTGGCGGCTGCAAGCAGCGTAAAGCTGTCCCTGGAACACCCAAAAGAAGCCTTTGATGCAAATGTCTCGGGTACTGTCAACATACTAGAAGCTGTTAGGAATGGCAGCCCAAAGACGAGAGCCCTGATCGTATCTTCTTCAGAAGTGTACGGAGCAAGTTCATCTATGACCAAGGCTGATGAAAACGCGGCGTTACTGCCGCTTAATCCGTACTCCGCAAGCAAAGCTTCCGCGGATATCTTGGCAAGAACTTACGCGTCTTCTTTTGGGCTTAATATAATTGTGGCAAGACCGGGAAACCATCTTGGACCGAGGCAGTCGCCTGTATTCTTTGTCCCAACTGTTGCAAAGCAGGTGGCTCTCATAATGAAGGAAAGGCAGGCGCCGGTCATTGAACTTGGCAATATTGATGTAAAGAGAGACTTCTTGGATGTGAGAGATGTTGCAGACGCTTACTTAGCACTTGCAAAAAGCGGAAAAACCGGGGCTTACAATATTTCTTCCGGCAAAAATTATCTGCTTAGGGACATTGTGCAAATGTTCATAGCTATGTCGGGGAAAAAGATAGCGATCCGCCGATCAAGCGAAAAACTCCGCAGAACTGATGCTTTAGAGGCCAATATAGATAATTCAAAGATATCGCGGGAAACCGGGTGGAAGCCAGAGGTCCCTATAGAAAAGACCCTCAGGGATACACTGGATTACTGGCTTTTGAAAAGTTGAATGAACGCTCTAATTGAGATACAATTCTCTTATGTTCACCGCAATCAGACTTGTTCTTGACGCTTTTAGCCTGGCGCTGGCGTATTTTGCGGCCTATCATTTCAGGTTCGGGGACTTTTATTTTTCGGGATTTCTGTCCTTTCCTCTGCGCCAGTACGCCCAGTATCTGTTTTGGCTTATCATCTTGAATGCCGCTGTGTTCTATTTTCTGGGAATGTACCGTACCAGAAGAGGCATCTTTGTCGAACTGGACGAGTTGGTTTCTGGAGTTGTGGCGGTTTCTTTGTCCTATCTGCTGGTCATGGTGCCGACCCTGCTTCACCGCGAATACGAACACTCAAGGGCTCTTATCCTCATCAGCTGGGCTTTTGCCCTGGTGTTGATCCTTATTTCGAGGCAGATAGTCCTGCGTCTTGAGGTCTGGGCAAGGGGCAGGGGTTTTGGGGCAAGAAGGTGTGTGATAATAGGCAGCGGGGACCTTGCAAGGTCGCTTGAGGCCAAGATAAAGGAGCATCCTTCCTACGGCATCCATTTTGTGGGGTTTGTGGGAGAGCCAGGTGATAAGGTCCTTGGAGGGCTCAACAGGCTGGATAAGATCATTGACGAGCATAGGATCCAGTCGGTTTTTGTGTCCGATCCTTCGATCTCCCGCGATACACTGACAGAGCTGGCGGACCTCTGCGACCAGAAAGAGGTTTCTCTGGGTTCTCTTCCGGACATCTTTCAGATCCTGACCACTTCCCCAGCCGTTGAGGACATAGAGGGCTTTCCCATGGTCGGATTTAAAAGGGTAAAACTGACACCTTTTAACAGGATGGTCAAAAGGACTTTTGATGTTTTTGCGGCTTTAGCCGGACTGGCAGTTTTCGGAATACCGATGCTGTTGATCGCAGCTCTGATAAAGGTCACTTCGCCGGGGGGGCCTGCGATCTATGTTCAGAAAAGGGTGGGATTAAAAGGCAAGATCTTCAGGCTTTATAAGTTCAGGACCATGGTGCCGAACGCCGAAAAGCTCTCGGGTCCCGTGCTTGCCACAGAAAACGACCCGCGCAAGACCCCGTTCGGCGCCTTTCTGCGCTCGACCAATCTTGACGAACTTCCTCAGCTTTTCAATATCCTTAAGGGCGATATGAGCTTTGTGGGGCCCAGGCCCGAGCGGCCCATCTTTGTGAGCAAGTTCAAGGAAATGGTTCCCAAATACATGGAGCGCCACAGGATAAAACCCGCCATCGCAGGATGGGCGCAGCTGCAGTCCGGCGGCTATGACATGCCGCCCGAAGAAAAGATAAAATACGACCTGTACTATATAGAGAACTGGTCCCTCATGCTCGACATCAAGATCGTGCTCAAGTGCGCGCAGATAGCCTTTACCCGTAGGCGCGCCAATTAGACGATGAAAATAGCCGTAAACGCCCAACTGCTCAACTTCAGGGATTTTGGCATAAAGACCTACCTTCAGCGCCTGACGGACCGGTTGTTAAAGATAGACAGGTCAAATGAATATGCGCTTATGCTGGATCGGACGCAGAGCAAATCGTGGGAGCACTTAAAACTTCCCGGGATCGTCAACAAGGGAAAGTTCGATCTCTTTTTTTCCCCCGACCATATTCTGCCGGCGCAGCCTTTGTACTGCAAAAAGGTCCTGACAGTGCACGACCTTTCCTTTGTCAAATTCCCGGAGCTGTTCACTTTTTTAAAAAGGCGCTACAAAAGGCTCATGACCCCGGTCTCGCTTAAACGGGCCGACAGGATAATCGCGGTTTCGCAGAATACCAAAAATGATATTATCGATATTTACGGGACAGCCCCGGAAAAGATAACCGTTGTCCACAACGGAGTGGGGAGCGATTTTTTGCGGGTCGCGGACAAAAAGAGGCTTGATGGGGTAAAGAACAAATACGGGCTTCCTGACAGCTATATCCTGTTCGTGGGGACCATAGAGCCGAGAAAAAATATCGTAAGCCTGGTCAGGGCATATAAAAAGAGCCGAGCCGCCAGGCCGCTTGTAATAGCCGGGAAACCCGGCTGGCTGTCGGAGCCCATAATAAAAGAGATCAGGTCTTGCGACAGGGTCCTCTGGCTTGACAATGTGGAGACGCAGGACCTGCCTTCGCTCTACAGTATGGCTTCAATCTTCGTATACCCTTCGCTTTACGAAGGGTTCGGGCTTCCGGTGATAGAGGCCATGGCGTGCGGCCTTGCCGTGATAACCTCGAATGTATCTTCGCTTCCCGAGGTCGCGGGAAACGCCGCCGTCCTGATAGATCCCAAGGATACAGATACTTTGGCGGGTGAGATCATAGCTCTTTTAAGGGATGCTGACCGTCGAGACGGTCTTGCGGCAAAGGCGCTTGAGCGGGCAAAGATGTTCTCGTGGGAAAAATGCGCGAGGGAGACGATAAAGGTCTATGAAAGTTGCTCTCATTCATGACTGGCTGGTAAGCTACGGCGGCGCCGAAAGATGTCTTGAGGTCTTTCTGGAGCTGTTCCCGCAGGCGGATGTTTTCACTTGTGTCCATGACAGCGCAAGAATGCCCGCGCGCTTAAAAGATATCAGGATCAAGACCTCTTTTATACAAAGACTTCCATTTTCAATCTCAAGATACATGTATTACCTGCCTCTGATGCCGATGGCTGTTGAGGCTTTTGATCTGTCGGGTTACGACCTTGTTATCAGCATCAGCCATGCCGTTGCCAAAGGCGTAAAAAAAGCTCCCGGCGCTCTTCACATCTGCTACTGTCTTACTCCCATGAGATACGCCTGGGACATGCAATATGATTACAGCGGATATGCCGGGTTCGGCCTCTTTAAACAGGCTGTGTTCGATCTTATGATGAAGCGCTTTAGAAATTGGGATAGCGCTTCATCAAAGCGGGTCGATGAATTCATTTCCATCTCGCAGTTCATCAGGCAAAGGGTTGAGAACTGTTATGGACGACCTTCCGAAGTCATTTATCCGCCGGTAGAAACAAGTATTTTTGTTCCCTCCGGGAGGCCTTCCGACTTTTTCCTTGTGGTGTCCCGGCTGGTTCCTCAAAAGAGAGTAGATATAATAGTGGAGGCTTTTAACGCCCTAGAGCTTCCCCTCAAGATAATAGGGGAGGGAAGAGAAGAAAACCGCCTGAAAAAACTGGCAAATAGCAATATTGAATTCCTCGGCTACCTTGATGACTCTGACGTCGCAGAATACCTGGCAGGCTGCAGGGCTCTGGTCTTTGCCAGCCTGGAGGATTTTGGGATCACTCCCCTGGAGGCCCAGGCAGCAGGCCGCCCGGTCATTGCATTTGGGAGGGGCGGAGCGCTTGAGACCGTTGTTGACGGAAAAACAGGCATTTTTTTTGGCGAGCAGACGGCAGAAAGCGTGGCCTCTTCCGTAAAGAGGTTCAATTCTATGGATACTACCTCCTCTGTCTGCCGGGCCAATGCGGAAAAGTTTTCCAGAGAGGTGTTCAAAAAGAGGATGGCCTCATATATTGATGCTAAAATTAGGGAGCGGGGCATCTATTTAGAAAAATGAAAAAAAGAAGCACTCTGATAATAATACTTCTTCTTGCGGCCGACATATTCTTTCTGGCCGTCTCTTTTATCTTTGGTTACTATGTTAAGTACGGTCCGCCATGGGTATCAGGGGTCTATCCTTTGTTCCTTCTGGAGAGGTATTCAAGGAACCTGCTGTTCGCCGTTTTTGCCACGATCTCGGTGTTCAATTTCTTTTCGCTCTATTCAAAAAACCAGAACAGGGATGCCGTGGATGAAGCCGCCTCAGTGGCCGGTGCTGTCACCGTTTCCAGCCTGATCTTTTTCATCATTTCGCTAATCTACAGGGAGATAGTGATATCAAGAAGGGTCATCTTTGCGGCCTGGGGCCTGTCAATAATCCTGATCGCGGCTTTCAGGATCATTGTGATCCGCATAAGAAGATGGCTTTTTTTAAAAGGTGTCGGAGTAGCGAAAGTCCTCATAATAGGCGACCCTGCACAAAAGGCAGGTCTTGTCAAAAGAATAACAGAGCATCCAGAAATGGGACTGCGCATTGTGGGGCAGATGGACTATATTCAGGAAAGAATAGACCAGCAATTCTATTCAAAGCTAAGGGAAACGCTTTCCTTTGGCAGGGTGGACAGGATCATCTTTGCCTGTTCTTTAGCGGATTCAACTGCGGTCATGAAGCTGATAGAGGTATGCGAAGTCAGCAGAGCAGAGTTCCAGTTCGTCCCCAGAGTGCTTGACATAATCGAGTCCAGGATAAGTTCGGACGAGATAGTTGGGGTCCCTCTCATTACCGTAAAAGAGATCAAGCTGTACGGACTCAACGCGCTGCTTAAAAGGACCTTTGATCTGGCCGCCTCTTTTTTGGCGGTGCTCCTTTTTGCGCCGATCTTTGCCGTTATAGCAGTGCTTATCAAGTTGGATTCAAAAGGCGCAGTGTTCTTCATGCAGAAAAGGGTGGGGGAGAACGGCAAGGAATTCCACCTGTTCAAGTTCAGGTCTATGGTAGAAGGAGCCGATGCTCAAAAGAGCCTCATGGCGGACAGAAACGAGGCCGACGGGCCCATCTTTAAGATGCGCAGGGACCCGAGGGTGACACGCATCGGAGGCCTTCTTCGAAGGTTCAGCCTGGACGAACTTCCTCAGATATTCAATGTCCTGCTGGGTCAGATGAGCCTGGTTGGGCCGCGTCCGCCGCTTCCGCAGGAGGTAAAGGAATATAACGAATGGCACTGGAAAAGGTTAAGGGTCCTTGCGGGAATGACGGGGCTCTGGCAGGTAAGCGGAAGATCGGAACTGTCTTTTGAGGAAATGGTTAAACTGGACATCTATTACATAGAGAACTGGTCCCTGTGGCTTGACATCAAGATACTCCTTAAGACGATCCCCGTGGTCCTTTCCTCAAAAGGAGCATATTAGTTAGTGAAAGACCTCCGAAAAATTATTTGATATTCGCTTACCTTATTGTGTATAATATATCAGAATGGAACTGCGGGAGTATATAGGACTTCTCCTCAAGAGGAAGGAGCTTGTGATAGCTTCCTTTCTTGTTGTTTTTTTTGTTGTTCTTGTTTACACTTTTGTCGTTCCTCCGGTCTATGAAGCCACTGCCAAGCTGCTTATCTCAAAGGATGCCGGCACTCTTAATCCTCTTGTGGATAAACCT encodes:
- a CDS encoding GDP-mannose 4,6-dehydratase translates to MKALITGINGFAGSHLCDLLLAQGYEVHGLIQPDTGTENIIHCLDGLKLEETDILDENKLHSFIASDKPDFLFHLAAASSVKLSLEHPKEAFDANVSGTVNILEAVRNGSPKTRALIVSSSEVYGASSSMTKADENAALLPLNPYSASKASADILARTYASSFGLNIIVARPGNHLGPRQSPVFFVPTVAKQVALIMKERQAPVIELGNIDVKRDFLDVRDVADAYLALAKSGKTGAYNISSGKNYLLRDIVQMFIAMSGKKIAIRRSSEKLRRTDALEANIDNSKISRETGWKPEVPIEKTLRDTLDYWLLKS
- a CDS encoding sugar transferase, giving the protein MFTAIRLVLDAFSLALAYFAAYHFRFGDFYFSGFLSFPLRQYAQYLFWLIILNAAVFYFLGMYRTRRGIFVELDELVSGVVAVSLSYLLVMVPTLLHREYEHSRALILISWAFALVLILISRQIVLRLEVWARGRGFGARRCVIIGSGDLARSLEAKIKEHPSYGIHFVGFVGEPGDKVLGGLNRLDKIIDEHRIQSVFVSDPSISRDTLTELADLCDQKEVSLGSLPDIFQILTTSPAVEDIEGFPMVGFKRVKLTPFNRMVKRTFDVFAALAGLAVFGIPMLLIAALIKVTSPGGPAIYVQKRVGLKGKIFRLYKFRTMVPNAEKLSGPVLATENDPRKTPFGAFLRSTNLDELPQLFNILKGDMSFVGPRPERPIFVSKFKEMVPKYMERHRIKPAIAGWAQLQSGGYDMPPEEKIKYDLYYIENWSLMLDIKIVLKCAQIAFTRRRAN
- the gmd gene encoding GDP-mannose 4,6-dehydratase, which gives rise to MKKALITGITGQDGSYLAELLLSKGYEVFGMVRRSSTESFERINHIMDKIVLKQADLLDQLSLIELIKETGPDEIYNLAAQSFVPTSWNQPLLTGEFTAIGVTRMLEAIRHVDKKIKFYQASSSEMFGKVRQTPQNEDTPFYPRSPYGVAKVYGHFITVNYRESYGIFACSGILFNHESPRRGKEFVTRKITDAVAKIKLGLQKELSLGNLDAKRDWGFAGDYIEAMWLMLQQKEPQDFVIGTGKTHSVLDFVKIAFEHAGLDHKKYVKIDKEFLRPAEVDLLLADSSKARRVLNWTPRTDFTSLVKLMVDSDLLASKAPGK
- a CDS encoding sugar transferase, coding for MKKRSTLIIILLLAADIFFLAVSFIFGYYVKYGPPWVSGVYPLFLLERYSRNLLFAVFATISVFNFFSLYSKNQNRDAVDEAASVAGAVTVSSLIFFIISLIYREIVISRRVIFAAWGLSIILIAAFRIIVIRIRRWLFLKGVGVAKVLIIGDPAQKAGLVKRITEHPEMGLRIVGQMDYIQERIDQQFYSKLRETLSFGRVDRIIFACSLADSTAVMKLIEVCEVSRAEFQFVPRVLDIIESRISSDEIVGVPLITVKEIKLYGLNALLKRTFDLAASFLAVLLFAPIFAVIAVLIKLDSKGAVFFMQKRVGENGKEFHLFKFRSMVEGADAQKSLMADRNEADGPIFKMRRDPRVTRIGGLLRRFSLDELPQIFNVLLGQMSLVGPRPPLPQEVKEYNEWHWKRLRVLAGMTGLWQVSGRSELSFEEMVKLDIYYIENWSLWLDIKILLKTIPVVLSSKGAY
- a CDS encoding glycosyltransferase: MKVALIHDWLVSYGGAERCLEVFLELFPQADVFTCVHDSARMPARLKDIRIKTSFIQRLPFSISRYMYYLPLMPMAVEAFDLSGYDLVISISHAVAKGVKKAPGALHICYCLTPMRYAWDMQYDYSGYAGFGLFKQAVFDLMMKRFRNWDSASSKRVDEFISISQFIRQRVENCYGRPSEVIYPPVETSIFVPSGRPSDFFLVVSRLVPQKRVDIIVEAFNALELPLKIIGEGREENRLKKLANSNIEFLGYLDDSDVAEYLAGCRALVFASLEDFGITPLEAQAAGRPVIAFGRGGALETVVDGKTGIFFGEQTAESVASSVKRFNSMDTTSSVCRANAEKFSREVFKKRMASYIDAKIRERGIYLEK
- a CDS encoding glycosyltransferase family 1 protein, yielding MKIAVNAQLLNFRDFGIKTYLQRLTDRLLKIDRSNEYALMLDRTQSKSWEHLKLPGIVNKGKFDLFFSPDHILPAQPLYCKKVLTVHDLSFVKFPELFTFLKRRYKRLMTPVSLKRADRIIAVSQNTKNDIIDIYGTAPEKITVVHNGVGSDFLRVADKKRLDGVKNKYGLPDSYILFVGTIEPRKNIVSLVRAYKKSRAARPLVIAGKPGWLSEPIIKEIRSCDRVLWLDNVETQDLPSLYSMASIFVYPSLYEGFGLPVIEAMACGLAVITSNVSSLPEVAGNAAVLIDPKDTDTLAGEIIALLRDADRRDGLAAKALERAKMFSWEKCARETIKVYESCSHS